A genome region from Thermoanaerobacterium xylanolyticum LX-11 includes the following:
- a CDS encoding pro-sigmaK processing inhibitor BofA family protein: MLLPGFFSFAIGIIILAFVVWLFGKSIKILFKFVINSIIGYIFLLIFNFFGSIFGLTLHLNIVNAFVAGVFGIPGIVVLLILKYLFKISF, translated from the coding sequence GTGCTTTTGCCAGGCTTTTTTTCGTTTGCAATAGGAATCATAATACTTGCGTTTGTCGTTTGGCTTTTTGGAAAGTCTATAAAAATACTTTTTAAATTTGTCATAAATTCTATAATTGGCTATATTTTTCTTTTGATTTTTAATTTTTTTGGCTCGATTTTTGGCTTAACATTGCATTTAAACATAGTAAATGCCTTTGTTGCAGGTGTTTTTGGTATACCAGGAATAGTTGTATTGTTGATTTTAAAGTATCTATTTAAAATTTCTTTTTAA
- the sspI gene encoding small acid-soluble spore protein SspI — MTNIVDLIWNNKYEGGIEMDIRKIILDNLKSRSRDDIKGFIQEAVDAKEENAIPGLGIIFEAAWEKMNDNEKNNVMDYIMRGIS, encoded by the coding sequence ATGACTAATATTGTTGATTTGATTTGGAATAATAAGTACGAAGGAGGTATTGAAATGGATATAAGAAAGATTATCCTTGATAATTTAAAAAGTCGTTCAAGGGACGATATTAAAGGATTTATACAAGAAGCTGTTGATGCAAAGGAGGAGAATGCCATACCTGGTCTTGGCATAATTTTTGAAGCAGCATGGGAGAAAATGAATGATAATGAGAAAAACAACGTGATGGATTACATAATGAGAGGAATATCATAA